In the genome of Amaranthus tricolor cultivar Red isolate AtriRed21 chromosome 15, ASM2621246v1, whole genome shotgun sequence, one region contains:
- the LOC130800836 gene encoding auxin response factor 19-like isoform X1, which produces MKPTVTTNSPNTNSSEGEKKTINPELWQACAGPLVNLPAAGTHVVYFPQGHSEQVAASMKKDVDAQIPNYTNLPSKLLCLLHNVTLHADPETDEVYAQMTLQPVPSFDKEALLRSDLSLKAHKPQTEFFCKTLTASDTSTHGGFSVPRRAAEKIFPPLDFSMQPPAQEIKARDLHDSVWTFRHIYRGQPKRHLLTTGWSLFVSGKRLFAGDSVLFIRDEKQHLLLGIRRANRQPTNLSSSVLSSDSMHIGILAAAAHAAANNSPFTVFYNPRASPSEFVIPLAKYYKAFYGQQVSLGMRFRMMFETEESGTRRYMGTITGISDLDPARWKNSQWRNLQVGWDESAAGERRNRVSVWEIEPVTAPFFICPPSFLRPKRPRLPGMPDDDSDVDSILKRSMPWLGDDPNAMTGMSLVQWMNMQQNPSFVNPMQANFLNTIPGSTLPSLPASDLSRQSGLNAMQIPPQNNLHFNGQRSAQSVQQLEQIQKSSGVLNPLGSFIQSQHLCDTQQPRQNLMNQTLSPTQVQSPLLQSQGGLVQNHNSIQQQSSLQNHQLLGSLPQQKQQIPGSNQQPNLLQMQQVSDSQLQLQLLQRLQQQQSLLSQQSTLQQSNHVNQLQEQQRPLLDVSQSFSRSVSSPQMQDMPQAQMMSIPHPQIMAQQVGKTNSPTNFQFSQTPKVPKLLQQQSGAMPELQSQASVAFNPISNRPSTATSNSFTGAAAGGQSALTDDIPSCSTSPSTNNGPSTAQATVNTRGQRINALGEGNNHCSTNLLNGPTVLDAMEGHNTFKELHQKVDVKPSVNISRVENQGHLIRQAYQNIPSSQIDYLDTSSATSVSISQNDIISQSNLFSHPQSILLADTGHDVDAQADIRKHTGAITNGQIGTPLVSDTELTKNVPTLDKNYSNNVSSSCMLNYENSKDGQQELSSSMVTQSFGVPDVAFNSIDSAINDGGFINRGTWGPPTQYQRLRTYTKVYKRGAVGRSIDVTRYSGYEELKQDLARMFGVEGQMEDRGRVGWKLVYVDHENDVLLVGDDPWEDFVNCVRCIKILSPQEVQQMSLDGDFGNASLQNQACSSSDGGNV; this is translated from the exons ATGAAGCCTACTGTGACTACAAACTCACCTAATACTAATTCTTCTGAAG GAGAGAAGAAAACCATAAACCCAGAGTTATGGCAGGCGTGTGCAGGTCCTCTTGTAAATTTACCTGCTGCTGGCACCCACGTTGTGTATTTTCCACAAGGTCATAGTGAACAG GTGGCTGCTTCTATGAAGAAAGATGTGGATGCTCAGATACCAAACTATACAAATTTGCCTTCAAAGCTACTATGTCTACTTCATAATGTTACATTGCAT GCAGACCCAGAAACTGATGAAGTGTATGCTCAGATGACGCTCCAACCCGTTCCTTCT TTCGATAAAGAAGCGTTATTGAGATCTGATCTTTCACTGAAAGCACATAAACCGCAGACAGAGTTTTTCTGTAAAACATTGACTGCCAGTGATACGAGCACCCATGGAGGCTTTTCTGTGCCACGGAGAGCAGCAGAAAAGATTTTCCCTCCTCTT GATTTTTCTATGCAACCACCTGCTCAAGAAATAAAGGCCAGGGACTTGCATGATAGTGTGTGGACCTTTCGCCACATATATCGCG GACAACCAAAACGACACCTGCTAACGACAGGATGGAGCCTATTTGTTAGCGGGAAGAGACTTTTTGCTGGCGACTCGGTTTTGTTTATCAG AGACGAGAAACAGCATCTTCTTTTAGGAATTAGGCGAGCTAATAGGCAACCCACAAATTTATCGTCATCAGTGCTCTCTAGTGATAGCATGCATATTGGAATTCTGGCTGCTGCTGCACATGCAGCTGCAAACAATAGTCCATTCACAGTTTTTTATAACCCAAG AGCTAGTCCATCAGAATTTGTGATTCCACTTGCCAAGTACTACAAGGCCTTTTATGGTCAACAAGTATCGCTTGGTATGCGATTTAGAATGATGTTTGAAACTGAAGAATCGGGAACTAGAAG GTATATGGGCACCATTACAGGTATCAGTGATCTTGATCCTGCGCGCTGGAAGAACTCGCAGTGGCGTAATTTACAG GTTGGCTGGGATGAATCCGCTGCTGGAGAAAGGCGTAACAGGGTTTCTGTTTGGGAGATTGAACCTGTAACAGCTCCATTTTTTATATGTCCTCCATCGTTCCTCAGACCAAAGCGTCCACGGCTACCAGGCATGCCTG ATGATGACTCTGATGTGGATAGCATACTGAAAAGGTCAATGCCATGGCTTGGAGACGATCCGAATGCTATGACAGGCATGAGCTTAGTGCAGTGGATGAACATGCAGCAAAATCCTTCTTTTGTTAACCCAATGCAGGCCAACTTTTTGAATACTATACCTGGATCTACTCTTCCGAGTCTTCCTGCTTCAGACCTTTCCCGTCAATCAGGATTAAATGCCATGCAGATTCCTCCGCAAAACAACTTACACTTCAATGGTCAGAGATCTGCGCAATCCGTCCAGCAGCTTGAGCAGATCCAGAAGTCATCGGGAGTCTTAAATCCATTGGGGTCTTTTATACAGTCGCAACATTTATGTGATACTCAGCAACCGAGGCAAAACTTGATGAACCAAACCTTATCTCCAACCCAAGTTCAGTCACCTCTTCTGCAGTCTCAGGGTGGTCTTGTGCAAAATCACAATTCAATCCAACAACAATCGTCTCTTCAAAACCATCAGCTCCTTGGAAGCCTACCTCAACAAAAGCAGCAAATTCCGGGTTCCAATCAACAACCGAATCTACTTCAGATGCAACAAGTTAGTGACAGCCAACTTCAACTTCAACTTTTGCAAAGGCTTCAGCAGCAACAGTCACTTTTATCTCAGCAGTCCACATTACAGCAGTCAAATCACGTAAACCAACTTCAAGAACAACAGAGACCCCTGCTCGATGTTTCTCAAAGCTTTTCTAGATCGGTGTCATCACCCCAAATGCAGGATATGCCTCAAGCACAAATGATGTCTATCCCTCATCCCCAGATCATGGCACAGCAGGTGGGTAAAACTAACAGTCCAACAAACTTTCAATTTTCTCAAACACCCAAGGTTCCCAAGCTCCTGCAGCAGCAGTCTGGGGCAATGCCTGAACTACAGAGTCAAGCTAGTGTTGCATTCAATCCTATATCAAATCGTCCTTCCACTGCAACAAGCAATAGTTTTACTGGTGCTGCTGCAGGCGGACAATCAGCGTTAACTGATGACATTCCGTCGTGCTCTACTTCACCTTCGACAAACAATGGTCCTAGTACTGCTCAGGCAACCGTGAACACTAGGGGTCAACGAATCAATGCCTTGGGCGAGGGTAATAACCACTGTTCTACTAATCTTTTGAATGGTCCTACTGTTTTGGATGCTATGGAAGGTCATAACACattcaaagagttgcatcagaAAGTAGATGTCAAGCCTTCAGTTAACATTAGTAGAGTTGAAAACCAAGGACATTTAATCCGGCAAGCATATCAGAATATTCCTTCATCTCAAATAGATTACTTGGATACATCCTCTGCTACTTCAGTTTCTATCTCTCAGAATGATATTATAAGTCAAAGCAATCTGTTTTCCCATCCACAATCAATTTTGTTAGCAGATACTGGTCATGATGTGGATGCACAAGCTGATATAAGAAAACACACAGGAGCGATTACAAATGGTCAGATTGGAACGCCCTTGGTTTCTGATACCGAGTTGACGAAAAATGTACCAACCCTTGATAAAAATTACTCAAATAATGTCTCTTCTAGTTGTATGCTTAATTATGAAAACTCCAAAGATGGTCAGCAGGAGCTCTCTTCTTCAATGGTCACCCAGTCATTTGGTGTACCAGATGTGGCATTCAATTCGATTGATTCTGCAATAAATGATGGCGGCTTTATAAATAGGGGGACATGGGGTCCACCGACACAGTATCAACGATTGCGGACTTACACAAAG GTTTACAAGCGCGGAGCAGTTGGTAGATCGATTGATGTTACTCGTTATTCAGGTTATGAAGAGCTTAAACAGGATCTTGCTCGAATGTTCGGTGTAGAAGGACAGATGGAAGACCGGGGTAGAGTTGGATGGAAACTTGTATATGTGGACCATGAAAATGATGTTCTGCTCGTTGGTGATGATCCTTGGGA GGATTTCGTAAACTGCGTTCGCTGCATAAAAATCCTCTCTCCGCAAGAAGTCCAACAAATGAGCCTTGATGGTGACTTTGGGAATGCTTCTTTACAGAATCAAGCCTGTAGTAGTTCTGATGGTGGAAACGTATGA
- the LOC130800836 gene encoding auxin response factor 19-like isoform X2 has protein sequence MTLQPVPSFDKEALLRSDLSLKAHKPQTEFFCKTLTASDTSTHGGFSVPRRAAEKIFPPLDFSMQPPAQEIKARDLHDSVWTFRHIYRGQPKRHLLTTGWSLFVSGKRLFAGDSVLFIRDEKQHLLLGIRRANRQPTNLSSSVLSSDSMHIGILAAAAHAAANNSPFTVFYNPRASPSEFVIPLAKYYKAFYGQQVSLGMRFRMMFETEESGTRRYMGTITGISDLDPARWKNSQWRNLQVGWDESAAGERRNRVSVWEIEPVTAPFFICPPSFLRPKRPRLPGMPDDDSDVDSILKRSMPWLGDDPNAMTGMSLVQWMNMQQNPSFVNPMQANFLNTIPGSTLPSLPASDLSRQSGLNAMQIPPQNNLHFNGQRSAQSVQQLEQIQKSSGVLNPLGSFIQSQHLCDTQQPRQNLMNQTLSPTQVQSPLLQSQGGLVQNHNSIQQQSSLQNHQLLGSLPQQKQQIPGSNQQPNLLQMQQVSDSQLQLQLLQRLQQQQSLLSQQSTLQQSNHVNQLQEQQRPLLDVSQSFSRSVSSPQMQDMPQAQMMSIPHPQIMAQQVGKTNSPTNFQFSQTPKVPKLLQQQSGAMPELQSQASVAFNPISNRPSTATSNSFTGAAAGGQSALTDDIPSCSTSPSTNNGPSTAQATVNTRGQRINALGEGNNHCSTNLLNGPTVLDAMEGHNTFKELHQKVDVKPSVNISRVENQGHLIRQAYQNIPSSQIDYLDTSSATSVSISQNDIISQSNLFSHPQSILLADTGHDVDAQADIRKHTGAITNGQIGTPLVSDTELTKNVPTLDKNYSNNVSSSCMLNYENSKDGQQELSSSMVTQSFGVPDVAFNSIDSAINDGGFINRGTWGPPTQYQRLRTYTKVYKRGAVGRSIDVTRYSGYEELKQDLARMFGVEGQMEDRGRVGWKLVYVDHENDVLLVGDDPWEDFVNCVRCIKILSPQEVQQMSLDGDFGNASLQNQACSSSDGGNV, from the exons ATGACGCTCCAACCCGTTCCTTCT TTCGATAAAGAAGCGTTATTGAGATCTGATCTTTCACTGAAAGCACATAAACCGCAGACAGAGTTTTTCTGTAAAACATTGACTGCCAGTGATACGAGCACCCATGGAGGCTTTTCTGTGCCACGGAGAGCAGCAGAAAAGATTTTCCCTCCTCTT GATTTTTCTATGCAACCACCTGCTCAAGAAATAAAGGCCAGGGACTTGCATGATAGTGTGTGGACCTTTCGCCACATATATCGCG GACAACCAAAACGACACCTGCTAACGACAGGATGGAGCCTATTTGTTAGCGGGAAGAGACTTTTTGCTGGCGACTCGGTTTTGTTTATCAG AGACGAGAAACAGCATCTTCTTTTAGGAATTAGGCGAGCTAATAGGCAACCCACAAATTTATCGTCATCAGTGCTCTCTAGTGATAGCATGCATATTGGAATTCTGGCTGCTGCTGCACATGCAGCTGCAAACAATAGTCCATTCACAGTTTTTTATAACCCAAG AGCTAGTCCATCAGAATTTGTGATTCCACTTGCCAAGTACTACAAGGCCTTTTATGGTCAACAAGTATCGCTTGGTATGCGATTTAGAATGATGTTTGAAACTGAAGAATCGGGAACTAGAAG GTATATGGGCACCATTACAGGTATCAGTGATCTTGATCCTGCGCGCTGGAAGAACTCGCAGTGGCGTAATTTACAG GTTGGCTGGGATGAATCCGCTGCTGGAGAAAGGCGTAACAGGGTTTCTGTTTGGGAGATTGAACCTGTAACAGCTCCATTTTTTATATGTCCTCCATCGTTCCTCAGACCAAAGCGTCCACGGCTACCAGGCATGCCTG ATGATGACTCTGATGTGGATAGCATACTGAAAAGGTCAATGCCATGGCTTGGAGACGATCCGAATGCTATGACAGGCATGAGCTTAGTGCAGTGGATGAACATGCAGCAAAATCCTTCTTTTGTTAACCCAATGCAGGCCAACTTTTTGAATACTATACCTGGATCTACTCTTCCGAGTCTTCCTGCTTCAGACCTTTCCCGTCAATCAGGATTAAATGCCATGCAGATTCCTCCGCAAAACAACTTACACTTCAATGGTCAGAGATCTGCGCAATCCGTCCAGCAGCTTGAGCAGATCCAGAAGTCATCGGGAGTCTTAAATCCATTGGGGTCTTTTATACAGTCGCAACATTTATGTGATACTCAGCAACCGAGGCAAAACTTGATGAACCAAACCTTATCTCCAACCCAAGTTCAGTCACCTCTTCTGCAGTCTCAGGGTGGTCTTGTGCAAAATCACAATTCAATCCAACAACAATCGTCTCTTCAAAACCATCAGCTCCTTGGAAGCCTACCTCAACAAAAGCAGCAAATTCCGGGTTCCAATCAACAACCGAATCTACTTCAGATGCAACAAGTTAGTGACAGCCAACTTCAACTTCAACTTTTGCAAAGGCTTCAGCAGCAACAGTCACTTTTATCTCAGCAGTCCACATTACAGCAGTCAAATCACGTAAACCAACTTCAAGAACAACAGAGACCCCTGCTCGATGTTTCTCAAAGCTTTTCTAGATCGGTGTCATCACCCCAAATGCAGGATATGCCTCAAGCACAAATGATGTCTATCCCTCATCCCCAGATCATGGCACAGCAGGTGGGTAAAACTAACAGTCCAACAAACTTTCAATTTTCTCAAACACCCAAGGTTCCCAAGCTCCTGCAGCAGCAGTCTGGGGCAATGCCTGAACTACAGAGTCAAGCTAGTGTTGCATTCAATCCTATATCAAATCGTCCTTCCACTGCAACAAGCAATAGTTTTACTGGTGCTGCTGCAGGCGGACAATCAGCGTTAACTGATGACATTCCGTCGTGCTCTACTTCACCTTCGACAAACAATGGTCCTAGTACTGCTCAGGCAACCGTGAACACTAGGGGTCAACGAATCAATGCCTTGGGCGAGGGTAATAACCACTGTTCTACTAATCTTTTGAATGGTCCTACTGTTTTGGATGCTATGGAAGGTCATAACACattcaaagagttgcatcagaAAGTAGATGTCAAGCCTTCAGTTAACATTAGTAGAGTTGAAAACCAAGGACATTTAATCCGGCAAGCATATCAGAATATTCCTTCATCTCAAATAGATTACTTGGATACATCCTCTGCTACTTCAGTTTCTATCTCTCAGAATGATATTATAAGTCAAAGCAATCTGTTTTCCCATCCACAATCAATTTTGTTAGCAGATACTGGTCATGATGTGGATGCACAAGCTGATATAAGAAAACACACAGGAGCGATTACAAATGGTCAGATTGGAACGCCCTTGGTTTCTGATACCGAGTTGACGAAAAATGTACCAACCCTTGATAAAAATTACTCAAATAATGTCTCTTCTAGTTGTATGCTTAATTATGAAAACTCCAAAGATGGTCAGCAGGAGCTCTCTTCTTCAATGGTCACCCAGTCATTTGGTGTACCAGATGTGGCATTCAATTCGATTGATTCTGCAATAAATGATGGCGGCTTTATAAATAGGGGGACATGGGGTCCACCGACACAGTATCAACGATTGCGGACTTACACAAAG GTTTACAAGCGCGGAGCAGTTGGTAGATCGATTGATGTTACTCGTTATTCAGGTTATGAAGAGCTTAAACAGGATCTTGCTCGAATGTTCGGTGTAGAAGGACAGATGGAAGACCGGGGTAGAGTTGGATGGAAACTTGTATATGTGGACCATGAAAATGATGTTCTGCTCGTTGGTGATGATCCTTGGGA GGATTTCGTAAACTGCGTTCGCTGCATAAAAATCCTCTCTCCGCAAGAAGTCCAACAAATGAGCCTTGATGGTGACTTTGGGAATGCTTCTTTACAGAATCAAGCCTGTAGTAGTTCTGATGGTGGAAACGTATGA
- the LOC130800837 gene encoding protein SLOW GREEN 1, chloroplastic-like, with translation MAALSKVNWYSSYNQQPLPLSLRHNRPFFSTPISFKPQSSRPFSSSLIIKSSSSSIPQSVSKPKTSNLFTFLKTPLTIAVAATAIFFSGLGFKPLIAIANPMAETSTILGEEDAAYSEEKEKKLEEMLASNPDDVQVLKSLMEVKTKNKKLPEAVEVLNKLIELEPDEIEWPLLRSHMYTYMGESELAKAGFEEIIAKDPLRVEAFHGLVMAVSQGESEGKELEDVSKRIMEAIEKSKMEKKKDEVRDFKLLIAQIRVIEGNYVEALKVYQELVKEEPRDFRPYLCQGIIYTLLRKQDEAAQQFDKYKRLVPKGHPYAQFFDDNMLATKVFSQMAENESMKSGSKS, from the coding sequence ATGGCGGCTCTTTCCAAAGTCAATTGGTATTCCTCCTACAATCAACAACCACTTCCTCTATCTCTCCGCCATAACCGTCCTTTCTTCTCTACACCCATCTCTTTTAAGCCCCAATCTTCTCGTCCCTTTTCGTCTTCTCTAATCATCAAatcttcctcatcttcaattcCTCAATCTGTCTCTAAACCTAAAACCTCTAACCTTTTTACCTTCCTCAAAACCCCTCTTACAATTGCAGTGGCTGCCACCGCTATATTCTTTTCTGGGTTGGGTTTTAAGCCATTGATTGCTATTGCGAATCCCATGGCTGAAACTTCGACTATACTGGGAGAAGAAGATGCCGCATATtctgaagaaaaagaaaagaagttaGAGGAAATGTTAGCGTCGAACCCAGATGATGTTCAAGTATTAAAGTCATTAATGGAAGTTAAAACCAAGAATAAGAAACTTCCAGAAGCTGTGGAAGTTTTAAACAAGTTGATTGAACTTGAACCAGACGAAATAGAATGGCCCTTATTGAGAAGTCATATGTATACCTACATGGGTGAATCCGAATTAGCAAAAGCCGGGTTTGAAGAAATCATAGCCAAAGACCCGCTTCGAGTCGAAGCTTTTCATGGGCTTGTAATGGCGGTTTCTCAAGGCGAATCGGAAGGAAAAGAGCTTGAAGATGTATCAAAAAGGATTATGGAAGCAATAGAGAAGTCTAAAATGGAGAAAAAGAAGGATGAAGTGAGGGATTTCAAGCTATTAATTGCTCAAATTCGAGTAATTGAAGGGAATTATGTGGAAGCATTGAAGGTTTATCAAGAACTTGTCAAGGAGGAACCAAGAGATTTTAGGCCTTATTTGTGTCAAGGAATCATCTACACTTTATTGAGGAAACAAGATGAAGCAGCCCAACAATTTGATAAGTATAAGAGGCTTGTGCCAAAGGGACATCCTTATGCACAATTCTTTGATGATAATATGCTTGCTACTAAGGTATTCTCTCAAATGGCTGAGAATGAATCTATGAAATCAGGTTCTAAAAGctga